A genomic segment from Nicotiana tabacum cultivar K326 chromosome 7, ASM71507v2, whole genome shotgun sequence encodes:
- the LOC142161991 gene encoding uncharacterized protein LOC142161991, whose product MAVTDQTDEATTTAATQTRRSVLKALSVKNKLGFINGDSRRHDVTSPLFRQWEMCDDMVTSWILNSLLKDIPDSVKYVNNSVELWKELEDRYDQTNGAKLYQIQKEINDLSQGVLDITDYYTKMKKLLE is encoded by the exons ATGGCGGTTACAGATCAGACTGATGAAGCAACCACAACGGCGGCGACGCAGACG AGGAGAAGTGTGCTCAAAGCTCTTTCAGTGAAGAACAAATTAGGTTTCATTAATGGAGATAGTAGGAGACATGATGTAACATCTCCACTCTTTCGTCAATGGGAAATGTGCGATGATATGGTCACCTCGTGGATCTTAAATTCCTTATTAAAAGACATACCTGATAGTGTTAAGTATGTAAACAATTCTGTTGAATTATGGAAGGAGCTTGAGGATCGATATGATCAGACGAACGGGGCTAAGTTGTACcaaattcaaaaagaaatcaaCGATTTGAGTCAGGGCGTGCTTGATATCACCGACTACTACACAAAGATGAAGAAACTCTTGGAATAA